From the Chryseobacterium sp. G0201 genome, the window TGGAGTGGAGAACATGACGTACATGACCTCCAACTCAAGTAACGACGGATCAATGACCTTGAGTGTATTTTTCAAACAAGGTTCAGACCCTGATAACGCTGCGGTAAACGTTCAAAACCGTGTATCAAAAGCGATGAGCCAGCTTCCGCAAGAAGTTGTACAGGCGGGAATCTCAACGCAGAAAGTTCAGAACAGTATGATCATGTTCATGGGATTATCCAGTGATGATCCAAAGCAATATGATGAGCTTTTCTTACAGAATTACCTTAAAATCAATGTAATTCCTCAAATTCAGCGTATTCCGGGGGTTGCACAGGCTCAGGTTTTCGGAACTAGAGATTACTCGATGAGAATTTGGTTAAAACCAGACAGATTAGCAGCTAATGGTCTTTCTCCACAGGAAGTTTTGGCGGCTATCAAAGACCATAACCTTGAAGCTGCTCCAGGACGTCTTGGACAGGGAAGTAAAGAAACTTACGAATATATTTTAAAGTATAAAGGTAAATTAAACAAAAACGAAGACTACGAAAACATCGCCATTAAAGCCAATAATGACGGTTCATTTTTAAGATTGAAAGATCTTGCAAGAGTAGAATTCGGTTCATATACTTACACAGCAGCGAACAGAGTTGACGGGAAACCGGTTGCAGGTTTTGCCATCTTACAAACTGCAGGTTCAAACGCGAACGAAATTTTAACTGAAATTGAAAAACAGGTTGATCAGTTTTCAACAACGCTTCCAAAAGGAGTAAAACCGATCATCATGTACAACTCTAAAGATTTCTTGGATGCGTCTATTCATCAGGTTGTTGAAACTTTAGTGATTGCATTTATTCTGGTATTTATTGTAGTATATATTTTCCTTCAGGATTTTAGATCTACATTAATTCCTGCAATTGCGGTTCCGGTTGCGATTATCGGTACGTTCTTCTTCCTTCAATTATTTGGTTTCAGTATTAATATGTTGACATTGTTCGCATTAGTACTCGCCATTGGTATTGTGGTGGATGATGCAATTGTCGTCGTTGAAGCCGTCCATTCCAAAATGGAGCAGACAGGAATGCCTGTAGAACAAGCGACTACGAATTCGATGAGTGAAATTTCCGGTGCCATTATTTCGATTACATTGGTGATGTGTGCGGTATTTATTCCGGTTGGTTTCATGCAGGGTCCTGCGGGAGTTTTCTACAGACAGTTTGCCTTTACATTGGTAATTGCGATCATGATTTCAGCAGTTAATGCATTAACATTAAGTCCGGCTTTATGTGCATTATTATTAAATGATCCTCAGGGAGAACATGGCGAACACGGTCATAGAAAAGGTTTTGGAGCTAAATTTTTCAATGCATTTAATGCAAGTTTCAACAAAATGACCAGAAAATATATTTACAGCCTTAAATTTTTAATTAAAAACAAGTGGGTAGCCGTTTCAGGTTTAGCGCTTATTATTGCTGCAAGTATTTTCTTAATTAATAAAGCTCCGACAGGATTTATTCCTACCGAAGATCAAGGTTTCGTTTTGTATGCAGTAAATACACCTCCGGGAAGTTCATTGGAAAGAACGCACAGAGCGACAGAACAAATCGATAAGATTGTAAATGGTGAAAAAGCCACCAATCACCTTTGGGTAGCCGATGGAATGAACTTCATCAGTAACGCTAACGCTTCTCCTTATTCTGCAGGTTTTATTAAACTGAAAGATTATGACAAACGTGGCGATATGAAAGATCCAGACCAAATTGCAGCTGCATTGACCGGAAAAGTAGCCCAGGTGAAAGATGCCAACGCATTCTTCTTCAACTTCCCTACGGTACAAGGTTTTGGTAACGTTTCAGGGTTTGAATTTATGCTTCAGGATAAAACCAACGGTTCTTTCGAGCAATTGGGGACTACCACTCAGGC encodes:
- a CDS encoding efflux RND transporter permease subunit: MLKQFIERPVLSTVISIILLLLGAMSVFNLPVTLFPDIAPPSVQVTAFYPGANAEVVARSVAVPIEEAVNGVENMTYMTSNSSNDGSMTLSVFFKQGSDPDNAAVNVQNRVSKAMSQLPQEVVQAGISTQKVQNSMIMFMGLSSDDPKQYDELFLQNYLKINVIPQIQRIPGVAQAQVFGTRDYSMRIWLKPDRLAANGLSPQEVLAAIKDHNLEAAPGRLGQGSKETYEYILKYKGKLNKNEDYENIAIKANNDGSFLRLKDLARVEFGSYTYTAANRVDGKPVAGFAILQTAGSNANEILTEIEKQVDQFSTTLPKGVKPIIMYNSKDFLDASIHQVVETLVIAFILVFIVVYIFLQDFRSTLIPAIAVPVAIIGTFFFLQLFGFSINMLTLFALVLAIGIVVDDAIVVVEAVHSKMEQTGMPVEQATTNSMSEISGAIISITLVMCAVFIPVGFMQGPAGVFYRQFAFTLVIAIMISAVNALTLSPALCALLLNDPQGEHGEHGHRKGFGAKFFNAFNASFNKMTRKYIYSLKFLIKNKWVAVSGLALIIAASIFLINKAPTGFIPTEDQGFVLYAVNTPPGSSLERTHRATEQIDKIVNGEKATNHLWVADGMNFISNANASPYSAGFIKLKDYDKRGDMKDPDQIAAALTGKVAQVKDANAFFFNFPTVQGFGNVSGFEFMLQDKTNGSFEQLGTTTQAFIGELMKRPEIAFAFTTYAAGNPQYTIDVNADKANQLGVSITELMQTMQIYYGSSFVSDFNRFGKYYRVMAQADVPYRTDANSLEGIYVKNNTGEMVPVKTLVTLKRTFGPETVTRNNLFNAVTINGTPKPGYSTGDAIKAVEEVAKQSLPRGYGYEWTGITREEIKTGGQTAFVFMLSILFVYFLLAAQYESYILPFAVILTVPTGIFGVFAFTGLAGIDNNIYVQVGLIMLVGLLAKNAILIVEFAVQRRKAGKSLIESALQASRLRLRPILMTSFAFIIGMLPLVWTQGAAAKGNHSIGISTVGGMFTGVVFGIFIIPVMYVIFQYLHEKMPSRKQKRLLKQKQQEELLATAH